Proteins from one bacterium genomic window:
- a CDS encoding helix-turn-helix domain-containing protein, with translation MVKWLASLFRAIRTLWPAGHAGKEAATWVPDSPSQLISAWHQARNSQSLGFILNQARISKGLSLLQLQTGTGINATYLVKLEHNLINQPSIFVLVQLAEALDLDLKQLILRLDPRAYSPEDLLALERRWRLCLLAQPGNRNGILMLEAISLIWAQIGARASGSR, from the coding sequence ATGGTGAAATGGTTAGCCTCTCTGTTTCGTGCCATCCGCACCCTTTGGCCAGCCGGTCATGCCGGCAAAGAGGCGGCGACCTGGGTCCCTGATTCACCTTCCCAGCTCATCTCCGCCTGGCACCAGGCCCGCAATTCCCAATCCCTGGGGTTCATTCTGAACCAGGCCCGGATCTCCAAGGGGCTCAGCTTGCTGCAGCTCCAGACCGGCACGGGGATCAATGCGACTTACCTGGTCAAGCTGGAGCACAACCTGATCAACCAGCCCTCGATCTTCGTGCTGGTGCAGCTCGCCGAGGCGCTGGATCTCGATCTCAAGCAGCTCATCCTGCGTCTCGATCCCCGGGCCTACAGCCCTGAGGACCTGCTGGCGCTCGAGCGTCGCTGGCGCCTGTGCCTCCTGGCGCAGCCCGGCAATCGCAACGGCATCCTCATGCTCGAGGCGATTTCCTTGATCTGGGCCCAGATCGGCGCCAGGGCCTCGGGCTCGCGCTGA
- a CDS encoding response regulator, whose product MSLRVLVVDDALFMRRCITKLLEERGWEVVGEACSGREAIALYPTLKPDVVTMDITMPDGDGITAAKAIIAEDPSARIVMCSAVGQQDMLVAAAKAGAKDFIVKPFRKERVFAAIEAVLTK is encoded by the coding sequence ATGAGCCTACGAGTTCTGGTGGTGGATGATGCCCTCTTCATGCGGCGCTGCATCACGAAGCTCCTCGAAGAGCGGGGATGGGAGGTCGTGGGCGAGGCCTGCAGCGGGCGCGAGGCGATCGCGCTCTACCCGACCCTCAAGCCGGACGTGGTCACCATGGACATCACCATGCCCGACGGGGACGGCATCACGGCCGCCAAGGCCATCATCGCCGAGGATCCCTCCGCCCGGATCGTGATGTGCTCGGCCGTGGGCCAGCAGGACATGCTCGTCGCCGCCGCCAAGGCCGGCGCCAAGGACTTCATCGTCAAGCCCTTCCGGAAAGAGCGCGTGTTCGCGGCCATCGAGGCGGTCCTCACGAAGTAA
- a CDS encoding vitamin B12-dependent ribonucleotide reductase: protein MLSKNAVTVLEKRYLRKDESGAVCETPEDLFRRVASTLAAIDADYGATPAEVQETEARFYRLMYELDFLPNSPTLANAGTRTGQLSACFVLPVPDDLGGIFETIKHAALIHQTGGGTGFAFSRLRPKNDLVNSTKGVSSGPVSFMDVFNAATESIKQGGMRRGANMGILRVDHPDILDFIRHKEDLSKLTNFNISVAVTDAFMEALEANSHYHLRNPRSGEIMGTLEARMVWREIIQRAWNTGEPGVVFIDRMNRYCPVPWMGGYESTNPCGEQPLIPYESCNLGSINVENFVRMDDSGKTAIDYDALREAIHVSTHLLDNVIDANHYPIPEIRDVTLATRKIGLGVMGFARMLFRLGVGYGSEASFKVAEELFSFIDFESKVASIKLAQLRGQFSGRDGHEGESNAFFERLFVERDRNPHRHPSANYLDLVALVKEYGIRNSTTTTIAPTGTISIIADTSGGCEPVFALAFKRWQADTHMVDVDKVFLDHAKLHGYYSDELMAAVEANHGSLLGLKGFDMPTKAAEVFVSAHDISPREHVMIQSAFQKYNDSATSKTINFAEDATVEDVEAAYTIAWQTGCKGITIYRNNSRQFQPLSVPKAEPKKTEQPAEAVAPVAAPVVPAVPMAPRPRTRSEDLYGFTRVTMTGDGKLYTTVNYDEQGIREVVTNVGRSGGTLNSLSEGIGRLISLALQYNVPVDELAAQLIGIRGANPSGFGPKQTLSIPDAIGKVMKDSPRQLGAILSAQPVVQPSLEPQAVEAYTYAGEATVNGRYGVHAVEVYGESPECPECGHSLAFGEGCAVCHGCGYSRCS, encoded by the coding sequence ATGCTGAGCAAAAATGCGGTTACGGTCCTCGAGAAGCGCTATCTGCGCAAGGACGAGAGCGGCGCGGTCTGCGAGACCCCCGAGGATCTCTTCCGCCGGGTCGCCTCGACGCTGGCCGCCATCGACGCCGACTACGGCGCCACCCCCGCCGAGGTGCAGGAGACCGAGGCCCGGTTCTACCGCCTCATGTACGAGCTGGACTTCTTGCCCAACTCGCCGACCCTCGCCAACGCCGGCACCCGCACCGGCCAGCTCAGCGCCTGCTTCGTCCTGCCCGTGCCCGATGATCTGGGCGGCATCTTCGAGACCATCAAGCACGCCGCGCTGATCCACCAGACCGGCGGCGGCACCGGCTTCGCCTTCAGCCGCCTGCGCCCCAAGAACGACCTGGTCAACTCGACCAAGGGCGTCAGCTCGGGCCCGGTCAGTTTCATGGACGTCTTCAACGCCGCGACCGAGAGCATCAAGCAAGGCGGCATGCGCCGTGGCGCCAACATGGGCATCCTGCGCGTCGACCATCCGGACATCCTCGACTTCATCCGCCACAAGGAAGACCTCTCCAAGCTCACCAACTTCAACATCTCGGTGGCGGTCACCGACGCCTTCATGGAGGCCCTCGAGGCCAACAGCCACTACCACCTGCGCAACCCCCGCTCGGGTGAGATCATGGGCACCCTCGAGGCCCGCATGGTGTGGCGCGAGATCATCCAGCGCGCCTGGAACACCGGCGAGCCCGGCGTGGTCTTCATCGATCGCATGAACCGCTACTGCCCCGTGCCCTGGATGGGCGGCTACGAGTCGACCAACCCCTGCGGCGAGCAGCCCCTCATCCCCTACGAGAGCTGCAACCTGGGCTCGATCAACGTCGAGAACTTCGTGCGCATGGACGATAGCGGCAAGACCGCCATCGACTACGACGCCCTGCGCGAGGCGATCCACGTCTCGACCCACCTGCTCGACAACGTCATCGACGCCAACCATTACCCGATCCCCGAGATCCGCGACGTCACCCTCGCCACCCGCAAGATCGGCCTGGGCGTGATGGGCTTCGCCCGCATGCTGTTCCGCCTCGGCGTCGGCTACGGTAGCGAGGCCTCCTTCAAGGTCGCCGAGGAGCTCTTCAGCTTCATCGACTTCGAGTCCAAGGTCGCCTCGATCAAGCTGGCGCAGCTCCGCGGCCAGTTCTCGGGCCGTGACGGTCACGAGGGCGAGTCCAACGCCTTCTTCGAGCGCCTCTTCGTGGAGCGCGATCGCAACCCCCACCGCCACCCCTCGGCCAACTACCTGGACCTGGTCGCCCTGGTCAAGGAGTACGGCATCCGTAACTCGACCACCACGACCATCGCCCCCACCGGCACCATCTCGATCATCGCCGACACCTCGGGCGGCTGCGAGCCGGTCTTCGCCCTCGCCTTCAAGCGCTGGCAGGCCGACACCCACATGGTCGACGTGGACAAGGTCTTCCTCGACCACGCCAAGCTGCACGGCTACTACAGCGACGAGCTGATGGCCGCCGTCGAGGCCAACCACGGCAGCCTCCTGGGCCTCAAGGGCTTCGATATGCCCACCAAGGCTGCCGAGGTCTTCGTCTCGGCCCACGACATCAGCCCTCGTGAGCACGTGATGATCCAGTCGGCGTTCCAGAAGTACAACGACTCGGCCACCTCCAAGACCATCAACTTCGCCGAGGACGCCACCGTCGAAGACGTCGAAGCCGCCTACACCATCGCCTGGCAGACCGGCTGCAAGGGCATCACCATCTACCGCAACAACAGCCGCCAGTTCCAGCCCCTGAGCGTGCCCAAGGCCGAGCCCAAGAAGACCGAGCAGCCCGCCGAGGCCGTCGCCCCCGTCGCGGCGCCCGTCGTCCCGGCCGTGCCGATGGCGCCGCGCCCCCGCACCCGCTCGGAGGACCTGTACGGCTTCACCCGCGTCACCATGACCGGCGACGGCAAGCTGTACACCACCGTCAACTACGACGAGCAGGGCATCCGCGAGGTCGTGACCAACGTGGGCCGCTCGGGTGGGACCCTCAACTCCCTCTCCGAGGGCATCGGCCGCCTGATCAGCCTGGCGCTCCAGTACAACGTCCCGGTGGACGAGCTCGCCGCCCAGCTGATCGGCATCCGCGGCGCGAACCCCTCGGGCTTCGGCCCCAAGCAGACCCTGAGCATCCCTGACGCCATCGGCAAGGTGATGAAGGACAGCCCGCGCCAGCTCGGCGCCATCCTCTCGGCCCAGCCGGTGGTCCAGCCGAGCCTCGAGCCTCAGGCCGTCGAGGCCTACACCTACGCCGGCGAGGCCACGGTGAACGGTCGCTACGGCGTGCACGCGGTCGAGGTCTACGGCGAATCGCCCGAGTGCCCCGAGTGCGGCCACTCGCTCGCCTTTGGCGAAGGGTGCGCGGTCTGCCACGGCTGCGGCTACTCGCGCTGCTCCTAG
- the uppP gene encoding undecaprenyl-diphosphatase UppP produces the protein MDLLQSVVLGVVQGITEFLPVSSTAHLILVPWFMHWRDPGLTYDVVLQGGTFLAVIWYFWTDIRNMLVAWFRSLRKPDLRNDPDQRLAWLVILGSFPAGVAGVLLEKHIETTFRSPYIIAATLIGVGLLLALAELLAKHQRELKNLRWLDALVIGIGQACALIPGTSRSGATMTAAMFMGFSRTAAARFSFLLGIPIIFASTLFKVKGYVSNFALTHPGTSLMDHLMHSPNTVPFIVGTVVSTVVGYLSIRFLLAFLQRGTMWLFIGYRLVLGVLILVMLMTNRLPATMHVG, from the coding sequence TTGGATCTGCTTCAGTCCGTCGTGCTGGGCGTGGTGCAGGGCATCACCGAGTTCCTGCCCGTCAGCAGCACCGCCCACCTCATCCTCGTTCCCTGGTTCATGCACTGGCGTGACCCTGGCTTGACCTATGACGTGGTGCTCCAGGGCGGGACCTTCCTCGCGGTCATCTGGTACTTCTGGACGGACATCCGCAACATGCTCGTGGCCTGGTTCCGCAGCCTGCGCAAGCCCGATCTGCGCAACGATCCGGACCAGCGTCTCGCCTGGCTCGTGATCCTGGGCTCGTTCCCGGCGGGCGTGGCGGGGGTGCTCCTCGAGAAGCACATCGAGACGACCTTCCGCTCGCCCTACATCATCGCCGCGACCCTCATCGGGGTGGGCCTGCTGCTCGCCCTCGCGGAGCTGCTCGCGAAGCATCAGCGCGAGCTGAAGAACCTGCGCTGGCTGGATGCGCTCGTCATCGGCATCGGTCAGGCCTGTGCCCTGATCCCCGGGACCTCCCGCTCGGGGGCGACCATGACCGCGGCCATGTTCATGGGCTTCAGCCGTACGGCGGCGGCGCGCTTCTCCTTTCTGCTCGGGATTCCCATCATCTTCGCGAGCACCCTCTTCAAGGTGAAGGGCTACGTGAGCAACTTCGCCCTGACCCATCCCGGCACCTCGCTCATGGACCACCTCATGCACAGCCCGAACACCGTGCCCTTCATCGTGGGGACGGTGGTCTCGACCGTCGTGGGCTACCTGAGCATCCGCTTTTTGCTCGCCTTCCTGCAGCGCGGGACCATGTGGCTCTTCATCGGCTATCGCCTGGTGCTCGGCGTCTTGATCCTGGTCATGCTGATGACCAATCGCCTGCCCGCTACCATGCACGTCGGGTAG
- a CDS encoding DNA adenine methylase, which yields MPRISRAVAPVKAGPFLKWAGGKGRLLGQYEPLFPKRFNRYFEPFVGAGAVFFHLEPQKAHLSDTNPDLIACYQVIRDELPALIEVLRMYRHDKDFYYHVRELNPADLSAVQRAARMIFLNKTCFNGLWRVNRRGQFNVPFGDYKNPKILDEDNLHAVSQALQGVEIQLRSFDEVVSKARRGDFIYLDPPYHPVSSTSNFTSYGADDFKPDDQIRLAAAFRRLDAKGCKVMLSNSDTPFIRELYEDYRIEQVWCRRAINRDAAKRGAISEVVVMNY from the coding sequence ATGCCGAGAATCAGTCGCGCCGTCGCCCCCGTCAAAGCGGGCCCCTTTCTGAAGTGGGCCGGTGGGAAGGGGCGCCTTCTCGGACAGTACGAGCCGCTTTTCCCCAAGCGCTTCAACCGCTACTTCGAGCCGTTCGTGGGGGCGGGCGCCGTCTTCTTCCACCTGGAGCCCCAGAAGGCGCATCTCTCGGACACCAATCCTGACCTGATCGCCTGCTACCAGGTGATCCGCGACGAGTTGCCCGCGCTCATCGAGGTGCTGCGGATGTACCGTCACGACAAGGACTTCTACTACCACGTCCGCGAGCTGAACCCCGCCGACCTCTCGGCGGTGCAGCGGGCGGCGCGCATGATCTTCCTCAACAAGACCTGCTTCAACGGCCTGTGGCGCGTCAACCGTCGCGGCCAGTTCAACGTCCCCTTCGGCGACTACAAGAACCCCAAGATCCTCGACGAGGACAACCTGCACGCCGTGAGCCAGGCCCTCCAGGGCGTCGAGATCCAGCTGCGCTCCTTCGACGAGGTGGTGTCCAAGGCCCGTCGCGGGGACTTCATCTACCTGGATCCCCCCTACCACCCGGTCAGCTCCACCTCGAACTTCACGAGCTACGGCGCCGACGACTTCAAGCCGGATGACCAGATCCGCCTGGCTGCGGCCTTCCGGCGGCTCGATGCCAAGGGCTGCAAGGTCATGCTCTCCAACTCGGACACGCCCTTCATCCGCGAGCTGTACGAGGACTACCGGATCGAGCAGGTGTGGTGCCGCCGGGCCATCAACCGGGACGCCGCCAAGCGAGGCGCCATCAGCGAAGTCGTGGTGATGAACTACTAA
- a CDS encoding DUF4332 domain-containing protein has translation MPTRVAAPVKAGGGETAVQAPAQQMTAQSSESLNQMNQLLGNEQDLARLNRVFLASPGMLRFATGGGIRRAITSFLTGIPKDQLIQYGQMADMMRVQGMQPQWAHLFVKAGIKNPGELSKYAGDDWSAQIQRGIVWGAMAAKAIELAGNGRNYSPPSYDQIKALAKNSVGLGSVINLGVPQAQP, from the coding sequence ATGCCGACCCGCGTGGCAGCACCCGTCAAGGCCGGTGGAGGCGAAACCGCCGTTCAGGCGCCTGCTCAGCAGATGACCGCTCAGAGCAGCGAAAGCCTCAACCAGATGAACCAGCTCCTCGGCAACGAGCAGGATCTGGCGCGCCTGAACCGCGTCTTCCTCGCGAGCCCCGGGATGCTGCGTTTCGCGACCGGCGGCGGCATCCGTCGCGCCATCACCTCGTTCCTCACGGGTATCCCTAAGGACCAGCTTATTCAGTACGGCCAGATGGCTGATATGATGCGCGTCCAGGGCATGCAGCCCCAGTGGGCCCACCTCTTCGTGAAGGCCGGCATCAAGAACCCCGGTGAGCTCTCGAAGTATGCCGGTGACGACTGGTCCGCCCAGATCCAGCGCGGTATCGTCTGGGGCGCCATGGCCGCCAAGGCCATCGAGCTGGCGGGCAACGGTCGCAACTACTCGCCGCCCTCGTACGACCAGATCAAGGCCCTCGCCAAGAACTCCGTCGGTCTCGGCTCGGTCATCAACCTCGGCGTCCCCCAGGCCCAGCCCTAA
- the ettA gene encoding energy-dependent translational throttle protein EttA: MTHRFQGRAILDDVSLTVHQGNRLGLLGVNGAGKSTLMRILSGQEPQDEGEVVRARGLRIGYLHQEFVLDPDATVRESIEAGLAEPRALLARYHALSHQLAEDPAVAVEHERLQAEIDRLDAWNLDVEVARVMQHLRVPDPERPIRGLSGGEMRRVSLASTLVAKPDLLVLDEPTNHLDAETIAWLEGYLASYAGTVVLVTHDRYFLDNVADRMIELDFGKLAEYVGNYSEYLLLKAEREEAQAKSEHVRQMTIRRELQWVRKQPKARSTKQQARVDRFQELVDQAPPDSHGEFDLLIPMSQRLGNKVVQLKGVTKRFGDRTLISNLDLELAAGMRLGVIGPNGMGKTTLMRMILGQDQPDIGTIEVGVNTRFVYADQGRHLLDPEKTVVEEVAGDSQWVTIEDRQITVRSYLKRFLFTDEQANTPVKRMSGGEQNRVQLAKLLRKGGNVLILDEPTNDLDLMTLRALEDALVAFKGCALIVSHDRYFLNRVATGILAFEGEGRIVYSEGSYDRYMERRAVPSVTKPVPTPSSAPAAKSERPTQRKMSYKETKELEGIEARIEEAEEKVSTLDAALQDPSLYAERGHEVQGLLDQAETAKREVEALYLRWQELEAIRDGLVPAEA, from the coding sequence GTGACCCACCGTTTCCAAGGCCGCGCGATCCTCGACGACGTCAGCCTGACCGTTCACCAGGGCAACCGCCTCGGTCTCCTGGGAGTCAATGGCGCCGGGAAGTCGACGCTCATGCGCATCCTCTCGGGCCAAGAGCCGCAGGATGAGGGCGAGGTCGTGCGCGCCAGGGGGCTGCGCATTGGCTACCTGCACCAGGAGTTCGTCCTCGACCCCGACGCGACCGTGCGCGAGAGCATCGAGGCGGGCCTCGCCGAGCCCCGCGCCCTTCTCGCACGCTACCACGCCCTCTCGCACCAGCTTGCCGAAGACCCCGCAGTTGCGGTCGAGCATGAGCGCCTCCAGGCCGAGATCGACCGGCTCGACGCGTGGAACCTCGACGTCGAGGTCGCGCGCGTCATGCAGCACCTGCGGGTTCCTGACCCCGAGCGCCCCATCCGCGGCCTCTCCGGCGGCGAGATGCGCCGGGTCTCACTTGCGAGCACCCTGGTGGCCAAGCCCGACCTGCTGGTCCTGGACGAGCCGACCAACCACCTAGATGCCGAGACCATCGCATGGCTTGAGGGCTACCTGGCCTCCTACGCCGGGACCGTCGTCCTGGTCACCCACGATCGCTACTTCCTCGACAACGTGGCCGACCGCATGATCGAGCTCGACTTCGGAAAGCTCGCAGAGTACGTGGGCAACTACTCCGAGTACCTGCTGCTCAAGGCCGAGCGCGAAGAGGCCCAGGCCAAATCCGAGCACGTCCGCCAGATGACGATCCGGCGCGAGCTCCAGTGGGTCCGCAAGCAGCCCAAGGCCCGCAGCACCAAGCAGCAGGCCCGCGTCGACCGCTTCCAGGAGCTGGTCGATCAGGCGCCGCCCGACTCGCACGGCGAGTTCGACCTGCTCATCCCCATGAGCCAGCGGCTGGGCAACAAGGTCGTCCAGCTCAAGGGCGTCACCAAGCGCTTCGGCGATCGCACCCTCATCTCGAACCTGGACCTGGAGCTCGCGGCCGGCATGCGCCTCGGGGTCATCGGGCCGAACGGGATGGGCAAGACGACCCTCATGCGCATGATCCTCGGGCAGGATCAGCCCGACATCGGCACCATCGAGGTGGGGGTCAACACCCGCTTCGTGTACGCCGACCAGGGGCGCCACCTGCTCGATCCCGAGAAAACCGTGGTCGAAGAGGTCGCCGGCGACTCCCAGTGGGTCACGATCGAGGACCGTCAGATCACGGTGCGCAGCTACCTCAAGCGCTTCCTCTTCACCGACGAGCAGGCCAACACGCCCGTCAAGCGCATGTCGGGCGGCGAGCAGAACCGGGTGCAGCTTGCGAAGCTGCTCCGCAAGGGCGGCAACGTCCTCATCCTGGACGAGCCGACCAACGATCTGGACCTGATGACCCTTCGCGCCCTGGAAGACGCTCTGGTGGCCTTCAAGGGCTGCGCCCTGATCGTCAGCCACGACCGCTACTTCCTCAACCGGGTGGCGACGGGCATCCTCGCCTTCGAAGGCGAGGGGCGGATCGTCTACTCGGAAGGCTCTTACGATCGCTACATGGAGCGGCGCGCCGTCCCGAGCGTCACCAAGCCTGTCCCTACCCCGTCGAGCGCCCCTGCCGCCAAGTCCGAGCGGCCGACTCAACGTAAGATGAGCTACAAGGAGACCAAGGAGCTCGAGGGCATCGAAGCCCGGATCGAAGAAGCCGAAGAGAAGGTCTCGACGCTCGATGCCGCGCTCCAGGACCCGAGCCTGTACGCCGAGCGCGGCCACGAGGTCCAGGGGCTGCTCGATCAGGCTGAAACGGCCAAGCGCGAGGTGGAAGCCCTCTACCTGCGCTGGCAGGAGCTCGAAGCCATCCGAGACGGTCTCGTCCCAGCCGAAGCGTAA